ACATCGTTTCCCCTGTTTCCACAAGACCTACTACGGCTGTTTTCGTAGTTCTTTTAAGAGAATAAAAACAGCCCTAAAGCCGGGGAACACGAAAAAAACGTGAAACCATTGCGCTTCTCCCTTGCCTGTGAAATTGTGAGGAGAGATTTGTTCACGCCGTTGACTCGGACCTCATGAAATTGGTCTGTTCCCAGGCAGAACTCAACGCAGCTCTGCAGTTGGTCAGTCGGGCTGTCGCCTCACGTCCAACCCATCCGGTGTTGGCCAATGTGTTGCTTACCGCTGATGCAGGCACTGATCGTCTCAGCCTCACAGGATTTGATCTGAATTTGGGCATTCAGACGTCACTAGCTGCTTCTGTCGACACCAGTGGTGCGGTGACTCTGCCCGCTCGCTTGCTTGGTGAAATCGTCTCCAAGTTGTCCAGTGATTCGCCGGTGTCGTTGTCCAGTGATGCGGGCGCTGACCAGGTCGAGCTCACCAGCTCCAGCGGTAGCTATCAGATGCGTGGAATGCCTGCTGACGATTTCCCCGAGCTCCCGCTCGTGGAGAACGGCACAGCTCTACGGGTGGATCCCGCATCACTGCTGAAAGCCTTGCGTGCAACCTTGTTCGCAAGCAGTGGTGATGAAGCCAAACAGCTCCTCACAGGCGTGCATCTGCGCTTCAATCAGAAACGTTTGGAGGCCGCATCCACCGACGGGCATCGGCTTGCCATGTTGACGGTTGAGGATGCCTTGCAGGCCGAGATCAGTGCTGAAGAGTCTGAGCCTGATGAATTGGCCGTCACGCTGCCAGCACGCTCCCTGCGTGAGGTGGAGCGATTAATGGCGAGCTGGAAAGGAGGCGATCCGGTCAGCCTGTTTTGTGAGCGAGGTCAGGTTGTCGTGCTCGCGGCCGATCAGATGGTGACCAGCCGCACCCTGGAAGGCACCTATCCCAATTACCGCCAGCTGATTCCTGATGGTTTTAGCCGCACGATTGATCTCGATCGACGGGCTTTTATTTCTGCTTTGGAACGGATCGCTGTCTTGGCTGACCAACACAACAATGTGGTCCGGATCGCGACTGAGCCAGCCACGGGGTTGGTTCAGATCAGTGCTGATGCCCAAGATGTGGGTAGTGGTTCTGAGTCTTTACCTGCCGAGATCAACGGCGATGCTGTACAAATTGCCTTCAATGCGCGGTACG
The Synechococcus sp. CC9311 DNA segment above includes these coding regions:
- the dnaN gene encoding DNA polymerase III subunit beta; the protein is MKLVCSQAELNAALQLVSRAVASRPTHPVLANVLLTADAGTDRLSLTGFDLNLGIQTSLAASVDTSGAVTLPARLLGEIVSKLSSDSPVSLSSDAGADQVELTSSSGSYQMRGMPADDFPELPLVENGTALRVDPASLLKALRATLFASSGDEAKQLLTGVHLRFNQKRLEAASTDGHRLAMLTVEDALQAEISAEESEPDELAVTLPARSLREVERLMASWKGGDPVSLFCERGQVVVLAADQMVTSRTLEGTYPNYRQLIPDGFSRTIDLDRRAFISALERIAVLADQHNNVVRIATEPATGLVQISADAQDVGSGSESLPAEINGDAVQIAFNARYVLDGLKAMDCDRVRLSCNAPTTPAILTPANDDPGLTYLVMPVQIRT